Proteins encoded in a region of the Chiloscyllium punctatum isolate Juve2018m chromosome 16, sChiPun1.3, whole genome shotgun sequence genome:
- the LOC140487248 gene encoding protein polyglycylase TTLL10-like, with amino-acid sequence MIDNLTPRTIKHRKSDDLRDYGPFYYVAGTNGTDLIVNYCEKRGWKRIFDNNRGDYVFKWSEFKMISNYQNFRPGRQILNQIPNTRILTTKAGLCSSLKEYERIAIKYSKDVYSHKSIRLDDFFPQSFRIDQQSDRQAFFDAFRDGQIWICKPSNLQEGRGIFLLKSREDLAVFRAKVESVEDNPMIKTSHYNSIIRRVVQRYIVRPLLLEGRKFDVRSYFLVACTAPFMAFFHHGYARSTCNTYDPFSDDLTSHLTNQFIQRKNPLYNGMKEETIWSMERLNKYINEKYMKEKHLPKDWVFTVFAKRMQEIMTICFNTARSKLDPKLGCFDLMGCDFIIDQNFKVWLLEMNANPSLHRHCSVLKTLIPQLVYEALDVVLEIFKKCSKGAYILPLQSQKEFVLIYNNCHLSQIPRPLRVGGTSPTISKQPSPLCPRSLKRPVRKSLRKPSAITSLSDHTGVEMKPLQKAVSMLSHGQLPVIAQIQSLYCAESKAKTNHFLRSQAASLEGWSQLQTSVSKPMMMTAPFMSGLNKRFAAIPKQSKSLESSLLFK; translated from the exons AATTGTCAACTACTGTGAAAAGAGGGGATGGAAGCGAATCTTTGACAACAACAGAGGAGACTACGTCTTTAAATGGTCGGAATTCAAAATGATTTCCAACTATCAGAATTTCCGTCCAG GGCGGCAAATATTAAACCAGATCCCAAACACCAGGATCCTGACTACAAAGGCTGGCCTTTGCAGTTCTCTCAAGGAATATGAACGAATAGCAATTAAGTATTCAAAAGACGTGTATTCACA CAAGTCCATAAGACTGGATGACTTTTTCCCTCAGTCATTCCGCATTGATCAGCAAAGTGATCGCCAAGCCTTTTTTGATGCTTTCAGAG ATGGGCAGATTTGGATTTGTAAACCTTCCAATTTACAAGAGGGTCGAGGGATCTTCCTCCTGAAGTCTCGGGAAGACCTTGCTGTATTCCGTGCAAAAGTGGAAAGTGTGGAAGATAACCCAATGATTAAAACATCTCACTATAATTCCATCATTCGCAGAGTGGTGCAAAG ATACATTGTCAGGCCTTTACTCCTGGAAGGTAGGAAGTTTGATGTTCGCTCATACTTCTTAGTCGCCTGCACCGCGCCTTTTATGGCTTTCTTTCACCATGGTTATGCCAGATCAACGTGCAACACATATGATCCATTCTCCGATGATCTAACAAGTCACCTGACAAATCAG TTCATACAGCGAAAGAACCCTTTGTACAACGGAATGAAAGAGGAAACTATCTGGTCTATGGAACGATTAAATAAGTATATTAATGAGAAATATATGAAAGAAAAACATCTCCCAAAGGACTGGGTCTTCACTGTTTTTGCA AAGAGGATGCAGGAAATCATGACAATATGCTTCAATACTGCCAGGAGTAAACTGGATCCTAAACTGGGCTGCTTTGACCTCATGGGCTGTGACTTTATTATTGATCAAAATTTCAAG GTCTGGTTACTAGAGATGAATGCTAATCCATCTTTACACAGACACTGTTCAGTTCTCAAAACACTTATCCCTCAATTAGTCTATGAAGCTCTTG ATGTGGTACTTGAGATATTCAAAAAATGCAGTAAAGGAGCATACATCTTACCACTTCAGTCACAGAAGGAGTTTGTCCTCATTTATAACAATTGCCATCTATCACAGATTCCAAGACCATTAAGAGTTGGGGGCACCTCTCCGACAATTTCTAAGCAACCTTCTCCGCTATGTCCACGTTCTCTGAAGCGCCCAGTAAGAAAGTCTTTAAGAAAGCCGTCCGCAATTACATCTCTATCAGATCATACTGGTGTTGAAATGAAACCTCTCCAGAAAGCCGTTTCCATGCTATCCCATGGTCAGCTACCAGTCATCGCCCAGATACAGAGCTTGTACTGTGCAGAGTCCAAAGCTAAAACCAACCACTTTTTAAGAAGTCAGGCTGCCTCTTTGGAAGGATGGAGTCAACTACAAACCAGTGTTTCCAAACCAATGATGATGACTGCACCATTCATGTCCGGACTCAACAAAAGATTTGCTGCCATTCCAAAACAAAGTAAGAGCTTGGAAAGTAGTCTACTCTTCAAGTAG